One region of Streptomyces davaonensis JCM 4913 genomic DNA includes:
- the mptB gene encoding polyprenol phosphomannose-dependent alpha 1,6 mannosyltransferase MptB translates to MAFPVDLRRCQVLGLAGTAVLAAGGGTAGALPVRDLLAPSSAEAALGLIGVYFGVVLLIAAWALLGRLLLTAEPPAPRALLVTLAVWAAPLLLAPPLFSRDVYSYLAQGAMVDAHIDVYAYGPSHLGGPLAEEVAPLWQHTGAPYGPVFLALASGLSALTSGELPAGLLGMRLVALLGVALMAAALPRLARHSGADPAAALWLGALNPLVLLHLVAGAHNDAVMLGLLGLGLVAALGRWPVLGAVLVTLAALVKAPAILGLAAVVVLHMRAGRPPARAVLTTTAAAAATTVTATAVAGTGYGWIGALNTPVSPHNWALTSLLGRATRALLEGLGSDLAPFAVPAWHAVGVVAAVVAVAVIWLRLRPRPVYALGLSLAAVAAFGPAIRPWYALWGLFLIAAAAPSTSVRHRVAAVTGVLALATLPSGGPADVGQLVLAVSGGVLAVVVLWQAHQAELAPAWGRTA, encoded by the coding sequence ATGGCTTTTCCCGTCGATCTCCGCCGCTGCCAGGTGCTCGGACTGGCCGGTACCGCCGTTCTCGCGGCCGGTGGCGGAACCGCAGGAGCGCTCCCCGTCCGGGACCTCCTCGCCCCGTCCTCCGCCGAGGCCGCCCTCGGCCTGATCGGCGTGTACTTCGGCGTCGTCCTGCTGATAGCGGCCTGGGCGCTGCTGGGCCGCCTGCTGCTCACCGCCGAGCCGCCGGCACCCCGGGCGCTGCTCGTCACGCTCGCCGTCTGGGCCGCCCCGCTGCTGCTCGCGCCGCCGCTGTTCAGCCGGGACGTCTACAGCTACCTTGCGCAAGGCGCCATGGTGGACGCCCACATCGACGTCTACGCCTACGGCCCGTCCCACCTCGGCGGGCCGCTCGCCGAGGAGGTCGCCCCGCTCTGGCAGCACACCGGGGCGCCGTACGGGCCGGTCTTCCTCGCCCTGGCCTCCGGCCTCTCCGCGCTCACCAGCGGCGAACTCCCCGCGGGCCTGCTCGGGATGCGGCTCGTCGCGCTGCTCGGGGTCGCCCTGATGGCGGCCGCCCTGCCCCGGCTCGCCCGGCACAGCGGCGCCGACCCGGCCGCCGCGCTCTGGCTCGGCGCCCTCAACCCGCTGGTCCTGTTGCACCTGGTCGCGGGCGCCCACAACGACGCCGTGATGCTCGGTCTGCTCGGTCTCGGTCTGGTCGCCGCGCTCGGCCGGTGGCCGGTCCTGGGCGCCGTACTCGTCACGCTCGCCGCGCTGGTCAAGGCGCCCGCGATACTCGGCCTGGCCGCGGTGGTCGTCCTCCATATGCGGGCGGGCCGGCCACCGGCTCGCGCCGTCCTGACGACCACGGCCGCGGCCGCAGCCACCACGGTCACCGCGACCGCCGTCGCCGGCACCGGCTACGGCTGGATAGGCGCCCTCAACACCCCGGTCTCCCCGCACAACTGGGCGCTCACCAGCCTCCTCGGCCGGGCCACCCGTGCGCTGCTGGAGGGGCTCGGCAGCGACCTGGCGCCCTTCGCGGTACCGGCCTGGCACGCCGTCGGTGTCGTCGCCGCCGTGGTCGCAGTCGCCGTCATATGGCTGCGGCTCAGGCCGCGCCCGGTGTACGCGCTCGGCCTGAGCCTCGCCGCCGTGGCCGCCTTCGGCCCCGCGATCCGCCCCTGGTACGCGCTGTGGGGCCTGTTCCTCATCGCCGCCGCGGCGCCCAGCACCTCGGTGCGGCACCGGGTGGCGGCCGTGACGGGCGTCCTGGCGCTCGCCACCCTGCCCAGCGGGGGCCCGGCGGATGTGGGGCAACTGGTGCTCGCGGTCTCCGGCGGGGTACTGGCGGTGGTCGTGCTGTGGCAGGCCCACCAGGCGGAGCTGGCGCCGGCTTGGGGGCGTACCGCATGA
- a CDS encoding glycosyltransferase 87 family protein, with product MRLPRTDQGRLLLVFVLLAAVTAFTATVPLLRDWFDLRVYHGTVDSWVHHGGRIYDYLVPGTTYGFTYPPFAAVAMLPMALLNLPAAIVVALLLNLAALGVVLRILVGRDWRRYGWFGCALTACALALFEPLRDTFSFGQVNVLLLALVLTDAWLLATGRERWAGIGIGLAAAIKLTPALFIGLLLLSRKWRAAGVATVVAAGATAFAAWVTPDASRFYWTRALWDTTRVGRLDYVSNQSVQGVLARLGEHGRPVWAIIVLLVLCVWAWRASRAVAAGEWIAAFALTGLAACLVSPITWVHHLVWLLPSFVVLVRAGHPRIAGALYAVLCTSVVWLWFDDASGIDGFLGSNAYVWITLGLLLWLPVGQLSAGRPFLERVVTATAPAPKPAAPATIPASAQPGPSSTGLATAADTGSGPGRGLARSSSSEPTGSTRPAASNPQSSSSRASS from the coding sequence ATGAGACTGCCCCGCACCGACCAGGGACGACTGCTCCTGGTGTTCGTCCTGCTGGCCGCCGTGACCGCGTTCACCGCGACCGTGCCGTTGCTGCGCGACTGGTTCGACCTGCGCGTCTACCACGGCACCGTGGACAGCTGGGTGCACCACGGCGGCCGGATCTACGACTACCTGGTCCCCGGCACGACGTACGGCTTCACCTACCCGCCGTTCGCCGCCGTCGCCATGCTCCCCATGGCCCTGCTGAACCTGCCCGCCGCCATCGTCGTCGCCCTGCTGCTCAACCTGGCCGCCCTGGGCGTCGTCCTGCGCATCCTCGTCGGACGGGACTGGCGGCGCTACGGTTGGTTCGGCTGCGCTCTCACCGCTTGCGCGCTCGCCCTGTTCGAGCCGCTGCGCGACACCTTCAGCTTCGGCCAGGTGAACGTTCTGCTGCTCGCCCTGGTCCTGACGGACGCCTGGCTGCTGGCCACCGGCCGGGAACGCTGGGCGGGAATCGGGATCGGCCTGGCGGCCGCGATCAAGCTGACGCCCGCGCTCTTCATCGGGCTGCTCCTGCTGTCCCGCAAGTGGCGCGCGGCCGGGGTCGCGACCGTCGTGGCCGCCGGTGCCACCGCCTTCGCGGCCTGGGTGACCCCGGACGCGTCCCGGTTCTACTGGACGCGGGCCCTGTGGGACACGACCCGGGTGGGCCGTCTGGACTACGTCTCGAACCAGTCCGTGCAGGGCGTCCTGGCCCGGCTCGGCGAACACGGGCGTCCGGTCTGGGCGATCATCGTGCTGCTGGTGCTCTGCGTCTGGGCATGGCGGGCGAGCCGGGCGGTCGCCGCGGGGGAGTGGATCGCGGCCTTCGCCCTGACCGGACTCGCGGCCTGTCTGGTCAGCCCCATCACCTGGGTGCACCATCTGGTGTGGCTGCTGCCGTCGTTCGTGGTGCTGGTCCGCGCCGGGCACCCGCGGATCGCGGGCGCCCTGTACGCGGTGCTGTGCACGAGCGTGGTGTGGCTGTGGTTCGACGACGCCTCCGGCATCGACGGCTTCCTCGGCTCCAACGCCTACGTCTGGATCACGCTCGGTCTGCTGCTGTGGCTGCCGGTCGGTCAACTCTCCGCCGGACGGCCCTTCCTGGAGCGTGTCGTCACCGCGACGGCACCGGCGCCGAAGCCGGCGGCGCCCGCGACCATCCCGGCCTCCGCCCAGCCAGGACCCTCCTCCACCGGCCTCGCCACGGCCGCGGACACCGGCTCCGGGCCGGGACGCGGCTTGGCCCGCAGCTCGTCCAGCGAACCCACGGGATCGACCCGCCCGGCCGCCTCGAACCCCCAGTCCAGCAGCTCCCGAGCCTCCTCGTAG
- the rho gene encoding transcription termination factor Rho yields MTTTLEPPVQNSVPATVIGVLDIDASGKGHLRAADSLLPTSSDLQVPAALIRRHGLRKGDLVEGVRGDRRTLTEIARVNSRAPERDRRRFGDLTPLHPSERIRLEHPAAGLTGRVTDLLAPVGKGQRGLIVAPPKTGKTVLLQQIAAAVAGNHPECRLMVVLLDERPEEVTEMRRSVRGEVYASTFDRAPKQHIALAELVIERAKRLVEAGEDVVILLDSLTRLCRAHNNAAAAGGRTLSGGVDASALIGPKRFFGAARAAEEGGSLTILATALVETGSRADDFFFEELKSTGNMELRLSREMASRRVFPAIDINPSGTRREELLLAAPELTAVQGLRRVLQGKDGLETLLERMRETPDNATFLRRIQPTLPKDA; encoded by the coding sequence ATGACCACCACACTCGAACCCCCAGTCCAGAACTCCGTGCCCGCGACCGTCATCGGTGTGCTCGACATCGACGCGAGCGGCAAGGGGCACCTGCGGGCCGCGGACAGCCTGCTGCCCACCTCCTCCGACCTCCAGGTCCCCGCCGCCCTGATCCGCCGCCACGGCCTGCGCAAGGGCGACCTCGTCGAAGGCGTACGAGGCGACCGGCGGACCCTGACCGAGATCGCCCGCGTCAACAGCCGCGCCCCCGAGCGCGACCGGCGCCGGTTCGGCGATCTGACACCCCTTCACCCGAGTGAGCGGATCCGCCTCGAACACCCGGCGGCCGGCCTGACCGGACGCGTGACCGACCTGCTCGCCCCCGTCGGCAAGGGCCAGCGCGGGCTGATCGTGGCCCCGCCCAAGACCGGCAAGACCGTACTGCTCCAGCAGATCGCCGCCGCGGTCGCCGGCAACCACCCCGAGTGCCGCCTCATGGTGGTGCTGCTCGACGAACGCCCCGAGGAAGTCACCGAGATGCGGCGCTCCGTGCGCGGCGAGGTGTACGCCTCGACGTTCGACCGGGCGCCCAAGCAGCACATCGCGCTCGCCGAACTCGTCATCGAACGGGCCAAGCGGCTCGTCGAGGCGGGCGAGGACGTGGTGATCCTGCTCGACTCGCTGACCCGGCTGTGCCGGGCCCACAACAACGCGGCCGCCGCGGGTGGCCGCACCCTCAGCGGCGGTGTCGACGCCTCCGCGCTCATCGGCCCCAAGCGGTTCTTCGGCGCCGCGCGGGCCGCCGAGGAGGGCGGCTCGCTCACGATCCTCGCCACCGCCCTGGTGGAGACCGGCTCCCGCGCCGACGACTTCTTCTTCGAGGAGCTCAAGAGCACCGGCAACATGGAGCTCCGCCTGAGCCGCGAAATGGCCTCCCGCCGCGTCTTCCCGGCCATCGACATCAACCCCTCCGGCACCCGCCGCGAGGAACTGCTCCTGGCCGCCCCCGAGTTGACCGCCGTACAGGGCCTGCGCCGGGTCCTCCAGGGCAAGGACGGCCTGGAGACCCTGCTGGAGCGCATGCGCGAGACACCGGACAACGCGACGTTCCTACGCCGGATCCAGCCGACACTGCCGAAGGACGCTTGA